The Carassius carassius chromosome 28, fCarCar2.1, whole genome shotgun sequence region gaatttcattacaaaatttacacagccaaaaaaaaaacacacacaaaaaaacacactgaTATATGGTCTACACCAGGCAAGAGTCAACTATGAAGATAAGGAATACGAGtcgttcgttgtagtttttgaaaaagtgatttctgttaaataaaataaaaagtttttacaaagttgagctttgtaactttgcagatctttgcAGATAATCCTTTATGTATAATACATaatcctttatgtatttaatgaTGTTCTATAAACCAATGTCTTTGCTTCTGACCAtcgatgatccagttcaaccatactaataagcaaaaattactcTATAGACAAACAATTGTGTGTCTTTTTTTAGTGTGTTGAAATGTCTTCTGACATTTGTCAGAAATGTCTTATAATGGAAAGATTcattatatattcattatatatatatatattaatcaaagaAATCCAGTAAAATTACGTCAATGCAAAAATTGATCAAATAATTATTTCGATATGATTTTAATAAGCTAAGCTTCAACTACATATTGTTCTCCTGTCAAGTGGGGGAAGGAAATCAAAGGTCATCACGGGCCCTTCAGACATTTTAGCTTCTCAAAAGATTTTCTTTCATTGTTGctttttaaaagaaccatttttcccCATTGTTTGTTTTCAATTATGAAGAACCTTTTGTTTAATGGAATCATTCCATGGATGTCAAAGATTGTTCATGGAACCAATCtaagaacttttattttaaagagtgtattGCAAagccattaaaataatattttttgagtcatgtagtacattataaaatttacttcaaattagtgctgtcaaatgattaatcacgattaatcaaatccaaaataaaagtttttgtttgcataatatatgtgtgatatgtgtatatttattatgtgtatataaatacacacacatgcatgcatatatatttcagaaaaaaatatgtttatatattaaatatatttataatataaattatattaatataaatacatacatttaaatacatgtaaatatatatataaaaaaaaaaaatatatatatatatacaaagctcagttcaaccatactaataagcaaaaattactcTATAGACAAACAATTGTGTGTCTTTTTTTAGTGTGTTGAAATGTCTTCTGCATTCTACTGTAcggatgtaaatgtaaatgtccctTCAGTctgaggcttattcatttcacttttgatgtgaaaaggcttttatattttacaaaaatagaacttttatattttaaaaacaaacaagcaagccctgtccagatttaaaaagtaacgtaacgcattactttccataaaaagtaactaagtaacttaattagttacttttatatggagtaacgcaatattgtaatgcattacttttaaaagtaactttccccaacactgaaaaagcataatagcactcctttaaaaGCTTTCAATTCAGTCAAGACTTTAAAATATGTCTTGACAATAAAGCAAAAATAGCGGAGTAATTCATTATAAATGTGAATTCATAGCTTAGCCAGAGTCAAAAAATcatttgacattatttttttattattatttatttattttttatttttttctcttcggTAAGCATTAGTCAAGCAATAATTCTGTATACTTTTTGTACGTACATtctcagaacaaaaaaaaaaaaaagctttcactGGAGTGGTACTTTTTTAAAAGGTACACTTGTACATTTACACTTTAGGTAAGGTAATATAGAGTCTTTACAGGTACAAAGGTTTACCTTTTGAAAGGTACTgcacagtgacagcttttgtatcttttttatactgtattaatgtaattgtgaAATTCGTAACTTACAGTCAAGTAAACATTTCATTAGAATATAAAAAGTGTAACATTAGTCTCGGCCTCAGACGTCACTGGAGTTTCAAAAATGATGTGAAACATTCaagtttgcggcatagaatcttcaaaatatgttattgTGGTGCCTCGAAacgtgattggttgtttgacatgtcaagTCAGTTTGTCTGTTATGTAATCGTAGATACACTGGTTTGAATGTCAGGGTCGTGAAATGCACCTGCTAACTTTAATCACCCATTGTGTATAAATGGCTCAAATCCAAACGTCACACACCTACACTACTTAAATACAGGTAATCTGCAAGCCTTCCAAGAACTGGGCCTTTCTAAAGAGGACAATTCCTACTATTCATAAAGACAGTTACCTTAAGAGACATGCTAACTGGCCATTTAACCATTCAGACTACTagtttactttttcaaataatgcATAGTGAAACTCAGTGTTTAATTAACGGTGAATCAGGAGTTTGTGTGACAACATTTGGTTCTTATTGGCAATTAGGGAGTTAGAAGAACAAAATGATGTCTAAAaactagtgctgggcaacgattaatcatgattaattgtatgaaaaataaaagtaattgtgtACATAATAAATGGGtgtgtatatttacatgtatGAATATTTTTAGattatacaaacctgattccaaaaagttgggacactgtacaaattgtgatttaaaaaggaatggaataatttacaaatctcataaacttatattttattcacattagaatattgataacatatcaaatgttgaaagtgagaaattttgaaatgtcttgccaaatattggctcattttggatttcatgagagctacacattccaaaaaagttgggacaggtagcaataagagaccGGAAAAGTtacatgtacatataaggaacagctggaggacgaatttgcaacttattaggtcaattggtaacatgattgggtataaaaagagcctctcagagtggacgtgtctctcagaagtcaagatgggcagaggatcaccaattcccccaactcccagaaaggagtttctcagagaaaaattgcaaagagtttgaagttatcatcatctacagtgcataatatcaatagTCAAGAGAGTCAAGAGGGATTTATTTGTCATTGgcatagttaacactggggaaaactgggcattgaaatgcttgtgacgaggctcagacatacagtgacaataacaagacataaGACACAGACGTACATGGAGAGCACTGAGATTTTTGAGTGACTACGGTGCCcttagacagaaagacatggacagagcattatatacaaataagtgGAAGTAACAGGTACAATAAAGGTAATCAGTGTTTAGAGTTATGGTGTACATAAGACGTCCTGAGGTAATATTGTGATTACTGGGGTAGAACGGTGTCTAAAATGTCATTGTAGAGTGACATAGAGCTCCATGGAGTAAAATTAAAGTGGCAGtgcaaatgcaataaataaacttaagagcagCACACATTCAGATGTATTCCTGAGAAGAGCAATGTGCAAGTACAATGAAGTAAACATAAGAGCAGCGTGTATTCCATTTTTAAATGGAGGACAGCTGATTGTTAAGTAGTCTTATGGCTTgaatcatccaaagattcagagaatctggaacaatctctgtgcgtaagggtcaaggccggaaaaccatactggatgtctgTGATCTTCGgtcccttagacggcactgcatcacatacaggaatgctactgtaatggaaatcagaacatgggctcaggaatacttccagaaaacattgtcggtgaatacaatccaccgtgccattcgccgttgctggcttaaactctataggtcaaaaaagaagccatatctaaacatgatccagaagcgcaggtgttttctctgggccaaggctcatttaaaatggcatGGGcaacttacacatctggaaaggcaccatcaatgctgaaaggtatccaagttctagaacaacatatgctcccatccagacgtcgtctctttcagggaagaccttgcattttccaacatgacaatgccaggccacatactgcatcaattacaacatcatggctgcgtagaagaaggatccaggtactgaaatggccagcctgcagtccagatctttcacccatagaaaacatttggcgaaTCATAAAGAGAAAgttgcgacaaagaagacctaagacagttgagcaactagaagcctgtattagacaagactgggacaacattcctattcctaaacgtGAGCATCTTGTCTCCttagtccccagacgtttgcagactgttataaaaagaagggATGATGCCACACAGATACCACACAAAATCAACTAATGTTTCccttaaaatcatacattttctcagtttaaacatttgatatgtcatctgttgtattctgaataaaatattattctgaaatttgaaacttccacatcattgcattctgtcttTATTcagaatttgtacagtgtcccaacttttttggaatcgggtttgtatataaataaatttaatatataaacattacatattttttttctagatATACAcagtacatgcatgtgtgtgtatttatatatacataataaaaatgcacagtacccacatacagtatattatgcccacaaaaaaacatttattttggatgcgattaatcattgtCCAAACCCCATGGCATGTATAAAATGTGGGCTTTGAATTATTAATAtcaaattgtataaaaaaataattggactATATTGCATAAGACAACATATTTCATGAATACACTGTTCTTATAAACACAAACGCAAAACACATCCCAGCAAGGCTCATTGACAGTATTGTACATGATAATTAAATCCGTCCTGTCTGGATGCTCATTATGAAACACTGTGTAGTTCACCAAGTGCATGTGTGGACACTAATCCAGACACATCACGAAGTAGGGATTACACGCAAGTAGGGAAAGACAGAACACTGTCTGGGGATGAGTGAACATAAATAGATTAGCCAATCAGAACTCGGCAAAGGCTTGGCAAACGTAATAAACACACCCAGAATTCATTAGACTTCATATCAGTAGAACAGTTCAATGGATTTCATTGGGGACAACAGAGGCTTGCTCGAACATCAACATATTTAGGACACTGTTAACACTGTTTGTCCAGCAACCGTCCCTCCCTTTTTGGGGCTCAAACTCAACGGGAGGCGCTGGATCAGCTTCGGAGGACCAGAAAGAGGAGTTTGAGGAACAGTAGGAGACTGAAGCAAAGGATCCGGGTGGTCATGAGAACCGCCAGGCGGGCCAGCAACATGGAGGTGCCCTCCTTCCTGCGGCAGCTTGTGAAGGAAACCGAGAAGATGGTGACCTTCTTCTTCAAGGGGGGCCGACGGGAGCCGGGAGCTGACGATGAGTACTTTGAAAACGAAGAGGAAGTGGGCAGACCCTACTTAGAAAGGCCCATTTTGGAGAAAGATACGGCAGAAGGCGGCTCGAAATGGGGCGTTAACTACGGTATGGCCAGTATGCAGGGCTGGCGAGCCCAGATGGAGGATTCCCACACCTGCATGCCAGAGATGACCGATGCATTGCCAGACTGGAGCTATTTTGCCGTGTACGATGGGCATGCGGGAAGAACGGTGGCTCAGTACTGCTCCAGACACCTGCTGGATTTCGTTCTTGACACAGGTACTCACCTATTAAATGCAGATAGACAGTCTTGAAGGTAAAATGATAGAATTTATAAATTTGTTACTTGAATATAGTTTGTTGTTATACCTACCTATATTTATTAACAGTAAATTTAGCATAATACAGCCAAACCCTAACCCTAGTATATGTTAATAATTCATATCCTGCACGTATTTGTGTATTCACCTTGtaacaagaacaccttaaaataaagtaactaatatttttattaaaaaaaaaaaaatctacagtgCAGTAagacaaagtatatatatatatatatatatatatttttttttattaaagatgtctcataacagaatttaaatttttatttaaaatctggtGGAAATTTGGAAGAAAAGTTAGTGATCTAATAAGATCGATTTTTCCAGTTTTAAtcataataatcatttaataataatgcaattcCATTAAAAACTTGATCTTTGTCTTTAAgtattaaaacttttaaatgtaagtttttaatcaatgttttAGTGTTACAAAAGTGGTTATCATCTTAAAATGCAGAATTTGTCCGAGACAAGTCCAATATGTTGAATCACAATCTGGGGTTCATGGAATAAAAGGTCAAAGAAAGAGTGTAAaaacataatgataataataaatacgtTATTTATTACACATTCATTCAGCTTTCTAAGCCATTGAGTTTTATTAAATTTTGTTCTATTGAACAATTAGATTTCttataatattttacacacatttaGAACACTTTTTCACAGTATCAATAAATGCGTACTGCATCTTTTACAGTATAAATTAGTCTTTCTACatacaatatgtatatatatatatatatatatatatatatatatatatatatatatatatatatatatatagtccagaaatatgtaatgtaatgtaattaattgGAATAATGGAAATAACAAGGTTTCCTCAAGTAGGTTGAAAGGCAGGTTACTGAGCAGGCCGAGCAGTCACTGTGCTTGACCCTGTTATATGATTGTCTAATCAGGCTGTGTGACGGTGAATGAGGATGTAGACCAGGTCAAAGATGGCATCAGAGATGGCTTCCTCAACATAGACCGCCACATGCACACCCTGGTCCGCAACGAAACCTGGGACCACAGCGGGTCGACAGCAACTGCTGTCATGATCTCTCCACGAAACATCTACTTCATCAACTGTGGTGATTCACGGACCTTCCTTTGCCGAGACGGCCAGGTGGTCTTCTACACGGAGGACCACAAACCTATCAACCCACGAGAGAAAGAGCGCATCCAGAACGCCGGTGGCTCTGTCACACTGCAGCGCATCAACGGCTCGCTGGCCGTGTCCCGTGCCCTTGGCGACTTCGACTTTAAGGAGGTGGAATGGAGGACTCAGACCGAACAGCTGGTGTCTCCTGAACCAGAGGTGTACGAGCTGGAGCGAAGCTCAGAAGATGAGTTCCTGGTGGTGGCGTGTGATGGCATCTGGGACGCCATCGGTAATGAGGAGCTGTGTGCGTTTGTGCGCAACCGTCTGCAGGTCTGTAATGATCTGAGAGAGATCTGCACACAGGTCATTGATCTCTGCCTCTATAAGGTTGGTATCAGCAGTGAGAGGATCCCATTGGTTTGGCCACTAGCCATatgattaaagtgatagttcacacaaaaatgaaaattctgtcttaattactcatccttgtgttgttccaaacccctaAGGTTTCTtctttcatcttcggaacacaatttcagatatttttggttaaaaaaacaTGACAGTACCATGACGCAAGCGTGATTACATTTTTGAATAGGCACAATATAagttcaaatgcatttatttagtatATGTTAAGTTATTCAGTCATTTAAATTGAACTATTGGGAAAAGATTAGCTAAAATCATTATCATTagctaaaacaattaaaattgttttcagtaactgaaataaattttttcattgaaatataattataaaaaagtagaaaaataaaacaaatgctcAGTTTTATCTCACAAATACAGTCAtccaaaactaaaactattagaaTTATAACTTTGatactattattatttgttttctttaatggAAATATGGCTGAAAttactaaattataaaatataaatattcattgaAAAAACAGTTGCTTTGGAATTCAAtaaaaatacttacatttaaattaattaaatgtgctaaataaaattatgaataaaataaactcaatagaataaaaaaaactaataaaaatggcaaaaaaacggTCTATTCAGTTTTGTTTGATGCAAATTATTTAGTAATTATTTCTACAGATCTattataaagtctttttttttcgaTTACTACCCCTAAATAACCCTTACAAgaaaaaatgtgttgttaattGCTTTAAATGTTTCTTCTTGTCTAAGTGTGCAATTCTTGGTAATGCAATACTAAAtagctcagttttttttttttgttacagtgTGTAAATCATTGCATTGATATGCATTCAACAACTCAAGTCTGATGCAAAGTCGATTTTGAATTGCCAGTAACTCCGTCACCTTCCACAAGTTTAGGAATGCCTTGTTACTTAAAAGGATTAGGCATTTTggttatgtaatattatataatgatatTTCCCTGCCGCATGTTGAGGCGAGGAAGATTACAGAGTGCATAATAAAATCAGCTTGACCCGTTCTATGTAGATATTGTTTTATAAATAGAATGATTACAGGAGAGAGCGAGAGGAGATTCAGACTGCAGGTTAAGAGATATCCAGAGTTACAACCAGCTACTCGACCAGGCCAAGAGCTCCTTTGGTTTAATACTAGCATTAGCTGTCTATGAGCATATTTAATCTTAATCCATGAActcaatatatttatgtattagcATTTCTGGTATTATTTAAGTACACTGACCTACACTAATTTATTTAGTTGATTTTTGTGAGCAGGATTTTCAATTTGTACCCTGCAGGGAAGTTTAGACAACATCAGCATTATCATTATCTGCTTCGGCGGCGCCCCCAAGGTGACCCCAGAGGCACTGCAGCAGGAGGCAGAGTTAGAGCACGTCATCGAGCAAAAAGTGGCAGGTAATTTCACCAATTcattcaatataaaataaaatgacatttaaacacaCTATATTAGAACAAATATCTCTATAAATGACAGATTTtgtatataaaagtgtatttttttctttattttttctcatACGTTCCTCAGAGATCATTAACATGATCAGATCTAGAGACGAGGAGCCTGACCTGCTCTATGTGATGAAATTCCTGGCGTCTGAAGATATTCCCGGCCTCCCACCAAGTGGAGGTATCTCATGCAAGTAAGTGATACTTAGGGCATTATGTATATAATTACTTACAATCAGGTATTTTCTCTCAAtatggtattttttattatttttttgcaggaaagATTGCATAATAGGCGCATATCGGAAATATGCAGCAGCCTTTAAATCCCTTGAGCCGATGGTATGTATGAACACATATTAAAAAGCCATACTTTATTAATTAATGAACATCTGATTAGATTTTAATATGATTTGAATGTGTCTTTAAATAGaaagttcattttaaaaataacaagaattcttcattattttgtcattattgaaGGATATTGGCGGCTCTGATGACTCCACCTAGTGGCCATTATGTTGGAGATGGACTCGAGCCTTGAATCTCTGTAGATGTAATAATCAATGTGAGGAGGACATTTGTACCACATACTTTACAGAGCTCAAATTGCTTAGCCAAACTGTTTCTTTTTTATATCAATGTTGTGTATTGTAGACATTGAAACTGAAATAGGAGGAAGATAATGATTTATCATATGCTTTCATGAAGGTAAAGCATTTAACATTGAcactatgtacagtacataaagcTTTTTATGGAAGACAGGAAGTTTTAAATTTACTTAAAGGTGAAGCGTGGAACTGATGTGCCACCAAATTGAATTGTAAGTGTTTTTGATTAAGGATTTCCAGGGTACATGAGAATTtatcatttacaataaacactacaatattccataatatatatatatatatatatattttttttattattatttttttattaaatgaacacttGATTTGTCTATCAACTTGCATGTGATAAAAGAAAGCAAGGCCACTGAATTACACAAAAcacctttaaatttttttttttttactttgttagcTTTTTAAGTAACACttttctaaatttatttaaataaatagttttatgcAATATTACAGTTATAGGTTGTTTTATGATTGATTTCACGAATGACCCAAGATTTACATATTTAAGATTCAATGTATAAGTgttataaatatgtttattttatttgattatagaTGTTAAGCTCCCTTTACCTACAGAGAGCttagatttatattatttttaaccaAACTTGCACAGTATATTAAAACTAACATCTGTAAAACTTGATAAAGGGTACTTGAACtataaattctctctctctctctctctctctctctctctctctctctctctctctctctctctctctctcactttttaCTAGAGTAAACAATTTatatcattataaataatatgataaacCCATTTTGTATAAAAGCACTCAATGTCTCTATCATTTTTATGAGTCTAAATTGTTAAGAAATCGAAGAACTCACAAGAATGAATGAGATTTAACGATGAGTGGATGAATtgtccaaaaacatttttgtgtgcaTTGTATCCTGTCAACAGTTTACAGAAATGCATGCTTTTCTGAAAAGGCACAACATAagttaatatgcatttatttagtgTATGTTAAGTTATTCAGTCATTTAAACTGAACTATTTGGAAAAGATTTGATGCAGAAGCATTTCTTTTCCCGTGGCTCCTATCATTTGTTGCTGATgcactaattattaataaatgtagtTATGTAGTTCAGCCATGCCCCAAGATGCTCAGACCCTAGCCCGGCCCGTGTCCGACAGTCTTTTTTTCCACTTCTCCCAAAATAGCTTATACTACTTttccagctattaaaatagtgTAGTTTTTTATGTAATGGCAAAGTTATTATAtttcgtttagttttttttattaagttaatttagagtaagtaatttaagttttttaaagTAAGACAGTGTGCCTATGTTTGATCAGtgtagccttctcaaatcatcacgacttgcctaaaatataatatatagatataaaacagttcaagcatacaacaaagtttaaatgttaaacctagataaatgaAGCGCACACTGGAGGATATGGAGGTGacagcacgatcacttgcatttttcTTCAGTGAATACgctgtcatttttgctcataaaggtaagagtaatacatcattcgTAACTGTAAATGGTCTacttttatttaaacagaagAAACTAATGTTTATTTGACGACAGAACTcaagacacatttaaaaaatattaatattagcaaTAGTTATGTATGTAATAATATGACTACGTTcagataattattaataatacattttaatttatggtttattttattcataattcataatatagcctatatacagtatacacaatcAAACAAAAAACAGTCAGAATAAATGGTTCCCATCACTTCTAATCAAGTTTATTGAcataaaaaacaactaaaattatttgaaataaataagtaaaaataaatgtactttttgtatttcagcaatatttctcatttttgtttacttCAAGTCAAAGTTCTAAAACTAAATACaccactaaaactaaaaaaataaaatgtaataaaaactgtagacatataaatataataaaatattaaactcaaAATACTAACCAAAAATATTAACCCTAAATGATACAAAATTCACTCTCTATTAATCTCTATCAACTTGAAAGTattgaaatattttcaatatctatttcctaattattttaatgacatttttaaatgtgaatgCTGTTTTGCTTTGACAGAAGCTTTAAGATTAAATAACTAAAGTCTGCAACAGATCCATGACACATTAGCACAATTGTAACAGTTTAATATGTTATTTCATGCTACAACCTTAGTCTAACTTCCACCAGAGATATTCAACAAAGAATGTAAATATACCAAGCTTGATCTATTCAATGACTTCACAATATACTTCTTACTATATGACCTTTTTAAATGATCACTGATGGATAAACACAACATACAGTATGTGAAAGTTTCAGGGATTTTGATCAGCTgcaaaaatctgaaatgttttaaattgtataattagACAAAATATAGTGCTGTGGTTGTTTGTGTTGATAGTGGTATTGTGGGATACTTACACATGCGTATAATGATACACGCAGAGGTTTTGTGCAAACTGTTTTCTTCTAAATGGCTCCTAACATCCAGTGAGAGCAGATGACACTGAAGGAAATCCAGGGTATGGTGTTTATGCTGGAGGTCGATTCACCTATTTGGACAGCTCAGAGACCGTACCTCTCCTAATCCCAGACATTCAGCAGAAGCAGCACGTCTGGAAGCCCTGAGCAGAGAAGAGCTGGAGAAGTGCGCAGGAGGACCAGAATGGAAGAAGTTCCGTTCTCGCTTCATGCTTTtttatcatatcaatcacaagtgcagtatggagtacctcaaggctcagtactagggccgctactcttcatgctttacatgttacccttgggagatatcatcaggaaacatggtgtcagctttcactgttatgctgatgatacttagaTCTATATTACTTCGCGGCCTggtgttgatataaaaaactggatgacgagtaatttcttacagctaaattctgaaaaaaacacaggtgttaattataggacctataaactctgcatgtaacaacctagaacactgtctaagacttgatggctgctctgtcaattcttcgtcatcagttaggaacctaggtgtgctatttgatagcaatctttccttagaaagccacatttctagcatttataaaactgcattttttccatctcaaaaatatatctaaattgcgacctatgctctcaatgtcaaatgcagaaatgttaactcatgtgtttatgacctcaaggttagattattgtgatgctttattgggtggatgttctgcacacttagtaaacaaactacagctagtccaaaatgcagcagcaagagttcttactagaaccaggaaatatgaccatattagcccggtcctgtcaacactgcactggctccctatcaagcatcgcatagattttaaaatattgcgtactacatataaagccctgaatggtttagcacctcagtatttgaatgagctccttttacattataatcctctacgtccgctacgttctc contains the following coding sequences:
- the LOC132108193 gene encoding protein phosphatase 1A-like; translated protein: MRTARRASNMEVPSFLRQLVKETEKMVTFFFKGGRREPGADDEYFENEEEVGRPYLERPILEKDTAEGGSKWGVNYGMASMQGWRAQMEDSHTCMPEMTDALPDWSYFAVYDGHAGRTVAQYCSRHLLDFVLDTGCVTVNEDVDQVKDGIRDGFLNIDRHMHTLVRNETWDHSGSTATAVMISPRNIYFINCGDSRTFLCRDGQVVFYTEDHKPINPREKERIQNAGGSVTLQRINGSLAVSRALGDFDFKEVEWRTQTEQLVSPEPEVYELERSSEDEFLVVACDGIWDAIGNEELCAFVRNRLQVCNDLREICTQVIDLCLYKGSLDNISIIIICFGGAPKVTPEALQQEAELEHVIEQKVAEIINMIRSRDEEPDLLYVMKFLASEDIPGLPPSGGISCKKDCIIGAYRKYAAAFKSLEPMDIGGSDDST